A stretch of the Oceanicola sp. D3 genome encodes the following:
- the rpsQ gene encoding 30S ribosomal protein S17 has protein sequence MPKRILTGVVTSDQNEQTVTVLVERRFKHPLLHKTVRKSKKYRAHDEANSFKVGDQVRIQECAPKSKTKRWEVLTA, from the coding sequence ATGCCCAAACGTATCCTCACCGGCGTCGTGACCAGCGACCAGAACGAACAGACCGTGACCGTCCTCGTCGAGCGCCGCTTCAAGCACCCGCTGCTGCACAAGACTGTGCGGAAATCCAAAAAGTATCGCGCTCACGATGAAGCCAACAGCTTCAAGGTGGGCGATCAGGTTCGCATTCAGGAATGTGCGCCGAAATCGAAGACGAAACGCTGGGAGGTTCTGACGGCCTGA